ACGTCGACAAGCGAGTGCTCGAACTATGGGGTGAGATTCTCGATGACTTGGAGCGCGACCCTCTGTCCACAGCCGACCGGCTTGACTGGACAGCGAAGTGGGCACTGATTCGGGGGTTTACAGCTCGCGGTGTGGACATTGGCGACCCCAAGTTGAAAGCGCTAGACCTGCGCTATGCGGACATCGACCCAGCTTCTTCCCTTTATCACGCGCTCGTGCGGCGCGGCCGAATGCGTACCCTCGTCGATTCCGCCACGATCGAGCGGGCCGCCGATACGCCCCCGGCTGATACCCGCGCGTGGCTTCGCGGCACCCTGAGTAGGAACTACGGGGAACACATCATCGCTTCGAGCTGGCAGTCCATCCTGTTCGATACCGCTGGCGGGCCGCGCCGGGTGAACATCGACGACGTTGGCGGCTACACGCGCGAGCGGATAACGCTGGGCGACAACATGTCTGTCGAGCAGCTCATCGCCACCATAGAAGCCGGTTAGGGTAGGAGTATGGCGACACAACAACAGCAGCACACCGCCGGAGGCGGCGACGACCGCGGTGAAGCAACCGAGGCGGGTCAAGCGCAGCTCGACACAACTGAAGCAGTCGACTTGCTCGACGAAATCGACTCGCTGTTAGGCGAGAACAGCGAGGAATTCGTCCGCTCCTACGTGCAAAAAGGCGGGGAGTAGCCAGCGTGCCCGCCGTATACCTGCGCCGCATCGCCGGGGTGGAGACCGAGTTCGGAGTCACCGCGATGCGCGACGGCAAAGCCGTACTCAGCCCGGAGGAAATCGCGCGCTACCTCTTTCGGCCGGTCGTCGCTCAACACCGAAGCTCGAACGTGTTCCTGCCCAACGGGTCGCGGTTATACCTCGACGTGGGGGCGCACCCCGAGTACGCCACCGCTGAGTGCGACTCGGTCGCCCAGCTCGTCGCCCAAGACAAGGCGGGGGAGGTGATCTACGACCGACTGGCGCGCCGCGGCGAAGAGACGTTGGAAGCAGACGGCATCGGCGGATCCATCTATCTGTTCAAAAACAACGTCGATTCGCGCGGAAACTCCTACGGCGCGCACGAAAACTACCTCATCAGCAGGGAGCTAGCGCTCAAGAACCTGTCCCGGCAATTGCTGGCGTTTTTGATTACCCGCCAGCTCGTTTGCGGCGCCGGCCTGGTTAAAGACGGCACGTTCCTCCTGTCCCAGCGCGCGGATCAAGTATGGGAGGCCGTCTCCTCGGCCACGACGCGGACTCGGCCAATTATCAACACGCGCGACGAACCGCACGGAGATTCGCACCGTTTCCGTAGGATGCATGTCATCGTTGGGGACTCGAACATGTCGGAGACGACGTGTGCGCTGAAAATGGGCTCCACTCAGCTTGTTCTGGAGATGCTCGAGGCCGACGTGGACCTGCCGGATTTCGAGTTGGCCGACCCCATCTCGCACATCCGCGATATCGCTGCAGACCCCACGGGGGGCACCGTACTGAACTTGAAGCGCGGTGGCACGGTTAGCGCCGTCGAGGTGCAGCGCGCCACTGTCGACGCGGCTCGAAGCTGGCTCGGCGACCGAGGAGGCGAACTCGAGCGCGTCGTCGATTTGTGGGACAGGGCGGTGACAGCGGTGGAGACCCAGGATTTCCGCGGAGTGGAGACCGACATTGACTGGGTGATTAAACGCAGGTTGCTGGATCAGTTTCGGACGCGCCTCGGGTGCGACTGGGACCACCCGAAACTCGCCCACCTTGATCTCGCCTACCACGACATCCGTCGAGACCGGGGGTTGTTCTATCTTTTGCAAAGCCGTGGCCGCGCGGCGCGGTGGGTGAGCGATGCCGACATCGAGCACGCTGTCGAGCACGCGCCAGACACGACCCGCGCCCGATCGCGTGGCCGGTTCGTCTCTGCCGCTCAAGCGAAGGGTGCCGAGTACAACGCCGACTGGGTGCGCCTCAAGCTCAACCGACCCGAGCCCCGCACAGTCGAGCTGCTCGACCCGTTTGAGTCGCACAACGAGAGCGTGGACCGGCTCATCGAGGACATCGAAGCGGGGCACCCGTGAACACACGCCCGGCGGGAGAGGACGCCGCGATCCGGAGACTGACCAACCTCACATTCGCCCTACTGGGTTCGCCCCGGCCCCGCGACTTCGCGTGGATCCAAGCCCACGTCGAGGGTTACGAAGGCCGCGGGCCGGGCGCTCTCCAACGCCAAATCGCCCGAGACGTCAAGACGATCCGCCGTGCGGGTGTGCCCGCGCGCGCCGACGGGGGGCTCGTATGGGTGGATAAAGATGCCTACGAGCTGCCCGCGATTGCGTTTACCGACGAGGAGGCGACGGTCCTCGGCCTCGCCGGGGAATTGGGGCAGGGAACGAGCCTCGGGGCTTTCGCTCGATCGGGCTGGGTCAAGCTGGCGGCCTCCGGAGTCACGCGCTCTTTCGATAGTCCCGCACTCGCCTCCGCCGACAATGACGTCCTTCGCCTCGACGCCACCGTCGTGCGTGACGTGACTGCCTGCGTGCGCGGCCAGGAGCGAATGGTATTCGACTACGCCCCAGCCGCAGGAGCACCCACCCAGACCCGAGTGATGGACCCCTGGGGCATTGTCGCGCTGAACAACCGGGCGTACGTCGTCGGGTTCGACCCGGAGCGAGAGCAGGTGCGGGTATTTCGTGCCAAACGTGTCACCAACGTGCGGCGAGCCGGCTACTCGGGGCCATTCCATCAGCCGAACCGTCCCCTCGCCGAGATTGTGCGAGAGACGCTGCGTGGGCCGGTCACCGACGCGCGCCTCACCCTCGCCCGGGTCGATGCGGAGCTCGGGGAGCTATCAGAGCGCGGGCGCCGGGAGGGCAGCGAAGTCGTGTTCACGTCAGTGGAGCGCGACTGGCTTGTGCGGACCGTTGCGAGCGTGGCCACGGACATCGCCGCGATCGAGCCAAAGGACGTGCGCGACGACGTCGTGACGCTGCTTAGCCACGCCCGCGGGACCTCCGAAGGGGTGAACTGATGGATAGCCCCAAGAAGCTCGAAGGGCTGGTGCGCTCACTCAATCTCATCCCCTATCTGCGCACCCACACCGCGGCGACGCCAATGGAAATCGCGCGCGACCTGGGATCGACTCATCAGCAGGTGATGGACGACCTCTCCCGCCTCAGCCTGTCGGGGGTGGGCAGGGGCCCGGGGGAATTGATCGATCTCGTCGCTTCGTGGACGGGCATCACGCTTATCGACGATCAAGGCCTCAACCGGCCACTTCGGCTCACACCCACCGAGGCCAACGCTTTGCTCCTCACGCTGGAGTCCTTAGAGACAATGCCCGGCCTCGTCGATACGAAGGCTGTGACGTCCGCGGCGGAGAAGATTCGGAAGGTAGTCGCTGGGTCCGGGGTATCAGATGCCGTCCATCCGGCGGAGCCCGGCCCGGCAGCCGCCGTGGCCGAGGCGGTTGCGGTGAAGCACAAGCTTGAGTTGGTGTATTACTCCGCGTCGTCCGACACGACCTCCACACGAAGAGTTACGCCTGTCAACCTATTTCACCGGGATAGTGAGACGTACCTGAGAGCTGTTGAGGACGATGTGGTCAAAACTTTCCGCCTTGACCGCGTGCGGGCGGCGACTGTCCTGGATGCCCCGGCACCGCCTGAAGTGATATCCCGCGCGGGCGGTTTTGACGCGCGTGATCCGTTTGGTTTCTCCGACGCGGCACGCGCCCGCGTCGAGGTGCGTCGCGAGGCGACGTGGCTGGCCGATTATTGGGAGATTGACCTGGAGGTTTCCGCACCTGCTCGCGAGGGATGGGTAAGCGCCGAGATTCCCTACGGCACCGTCGAATGGCTTATCAGGTTTTGCCTCGCTCAGGCTGACCGCGTGGTTCTTCGGCACCCCGCAGACGTCGCGGAAGAGGTTGCGCGTCGGGCGCGGTTGGCGGCGGAGAGGTTAAGATAGGTCGATGCAACGCCGGACGGCGCCCGCAGAAAGGAAAATTATGGCGAACCTAGGTTGGACCGAGATTCTCATCATCTTGGCCATCATCCTGCTTCTTTTCGGAGCAAACAAGTTGCCGGACCTCGCGCGGTCTATGGGACGCTCCGCGCGGATTTTTAAGTCCGAGGTGAAGGAAATGCGCAACGACGATGCCGTGGTTGAGGCCGCAGCGCCTACCGATCGCCCGGCGGAGCTCCCGAAGAGCGAGGTGCCTCAGACGAACCAGGAGACAAAGAGCGCCGAGACTTTTTGGGACCGGCCTGAGAACCAGCCTCGCTAAGCAGTGAGCACACCGACGCGCAAGCGGTGGACGCTCAAGCGGAAACCCAAAGACCCCGAGGGAAACATGTCCCTCGTCGAGCACCTGCAGGAGCTGAGACGGCGCGTTGTCATCTCCATGCTCGCCCTGCTCGCGGGCACCGTAGTCGGGTTCGTGTGGTATCAATCCGCGCCCGCGGGGTTGTTGCCGTTAGGAGAGATCATCCGTGGGCCGTATTGTAATCTCCCTGCTGACCTGCGGGCGGATTTCACGGGTGACGGGGAATGCCGGCTGCTAGCAACGACTCCGTTTGAGATGTTCATGCTCCGCCTCAAGGTCGGGTTCCTTGCCGGCATCGTCATGTCTTCACCGATCTGGTTAACCCAGATCTGGGCGTTTATTACGCCCGGCTTGCACCGCAACGAGAAGCGCTACACGTTCAGCTTTGTCACGCTGGCGGTGACGCTCTTTGTTCTCGGAGCGATGCTCGCGTACTTCGTCCTGGACAAGGGCCTCTACGTGCTCATGTCGATCGGTTCCGAGGTTCAAGTCGCGGCTCTGACGGGCCACGAGTACTACAGCTTCATGCTCAGTTTGATCGTCATCTTCGGCGTGAGCTTCGAACTTCCACTGGTCATCGTCATGCTCAATCTCGCGGGCCTCCTCCGCTACGAGCACGTTCGCGACAAACGACGCATGATCTCGGTAGGGCTGTTCATCTTCGCCGCGTTCATCACTCCTGGCCAGGACCCGTTCTCGATGATCGCCCTGGGTGCTGCGATGTCCCTGTTGGTCGAGTTGGCCTTCCAGTTCTGCCGCATCCGCGACAAGAAAAAGTCCGCGCAGCGGCCCGCGTGGATGGATACCGACGACGAGTCTGCTTCCGGCCCCATCGCCGCGCCGGAGCCTGTCCAAGCGAGCCCACGCCCCGTACACGCCGACTATTTTCGAGACGTACTCTAGGGGGCATGTCTGCCTCTTTTCCGACGGCCACTTCGAATTCCCATTTCGCGCACTTTAGGGCGTCGATAAGCTTCGAGCTCGATGATTTTCAGGTGCGGGCCTGCCAGTCGGTGGAGAAGGACCGCGGGGTGCTGGTGTGTGCCCCGACCGGTTCAGGCAAAACGATTGTGGGGGAGTTCGCGGTCTCACTAGCCCTCAGCCGAGGGACGAAGTGCTTTTACACCACGCCCATCAAGGCGCTGAGCAACCAGAAGTATCACGATCTTGTGGGTCAGCACGGCGCTGACGCTGTGGGGTTGCTCACCGGGGATGTGAGCATCAACGGGTCGGCCGAGGTTGTCGTCATGACCACCGAAGTCCTCCGCAACATGATTTACGCGCAGTCACCGCAGCTCGACCGGCTCTCCCACGTTGTGATGGACGAGATTCACTACCTCGCCGACCGCGACCGCGGGGCCGCGTGGGAAGAAGTCATCCTCAATCTGGATGATTCCGTGTCTATCATCGGCTTGTCCGCCACGGTGTCCAACTCCGAGGAGTTCGGCGAATGGCTGGCCACGGTCCGGGGTGACACCGACGTCATCGTCTCCGAGCACAGGCCTGTCCCGCTCAGCCAGTACATGATGGTTGGCCGCAAGGTCTTCCCGCTGTTCGAACCTGGATCCGACGGTGCCGTCAACCGCGATCTGGCCCGCGCGATCGAGAGAGCGGACGCGGGCGCCGCCGACGACGGCAGGCGAGACTTCGAGTCGGGGCGTGGGTTCCGCGCCCGGGCGGAGGGTCGCCGCTCTGGGCGGGATCGAAGCCAGGACCGAATGAGACCGGTTGGACGGCCGGAGGTGATTTCGGCACTGCAGGGCCGCGACATGCTGCCTGCGATTGTGTTTATTTTCTCACGGGCGGGGTGCGACGGTGCGGTGATCCAGTGCCTGCGCTCCCGGCGAGAGCTCACCTCACCGGAGGAACAAGAGCGCATCGCGACGATTATCGACGACGGCGTGGCCGACATTCCCGCCGAAGACCTGGCCGTGTTGAACTACCGTCACGTGCGGACCGCCTGGTTGCGCGGGTTCGCGGCGCACCATGCGGGCCTGCTACCTGCTTTCAAGCACATTGTGGAGAGGCTCTTCGTTGAGGGCTTAGTCAAAGTCGTCTTCGCTACCGAGACGCTCGCACTGGGCATCAATATGCCGGCCCGCACGGTGGTCTTGGAAAAGCTGGTCAAATTCAACGGCGAGGCACACGTCGACCTCACTCCCGGGCAATACACCCAGCTCACGGGACGAGCTGGGCGTAGGGGTATCGACCACATCGGAAACGCCGTCGTGCAGTGGGCGCCGGCCGTGGATCCGCACGAGGTCGCGGGATTGGCCTCCACACGCACCTACCCGCTTATCTCTCCCTTCCAACCTGGGTACAACATGGCCATCAACATGGTGAAGATGAATGGCTACGACAATTCCATCCGGCTCATCGAGCAGTCCTTCGCCCAGTTCCAAACCGATCGTTCCGTCGTCGGGGAGGTTCGTGACGTTGAGCGCAGGCGCGCGAAAGTGGATAAGCTGCGCGCTCAGCTCGAGCGGGACATCGCGAGCTTCGCGCCGCCCTCCGCCGACCCCAGCGGGGATCTACTGGAATATCTCACCCTCCGCCGGAACTTGCGCGAGGCCGAGCGGGAATCCCGCGCTCGGGCCATGGAGGAGCGTGCGGAAGAAACGCGGATGATTCTCAGCCGCCTGCAGGTCGGCGAGGTTATTGCGCTTCCTGGTAAGAAACGGCCAGAGCTGGCCGCGGTTGTGCAGGTTGCGGGCCGAGATCGGCCGTGGATCACTACGGAGCGCGGGTGGTCGGGGAGAGTCGACGCCTCCGCCTTCCGGAACCCACCCGTTGTCGTAGGACGTATCAAAATCCCGCGCCACATGCAGGACCAGCCGCGCAAACACGCCCGGAAAGTGGTGAGCTTGCTTGCCTCCGGCACCTTTCGCGCCCCCCGGAAACTGCGCGTGGAGGCGCGAACCCGCCCGAATAAGAAGGTCTCCGCGTTGCGCGAGGCCGTGAGCAGCCACCCCGTGCACTCCTGGCCCGCCCCGGACCGAGAGATGCTCGCGCGAGTGGGGGAGGAGCTCGCGCGAGAAACACGCAAGCTGGAAGGGGTCCAAGGCAAGCTCGATTCGGACACCGACTCCCTCGGCCGCACGTTTGAACGCATCATTGGTCTGCTTGCTGAGATGAACTACGTCGACATCGAGGGTGGCGACGTGACCGTCACCGACGAGGGTGAGCGGCTGGCGGCCATACACAGCGTCTCCGACCTGCTCGTCGCCCAATGTCTTAAGAGGGGCGTGTGGGAAGAGCTGGACCCCGCCGAGCTAGCGGGCGTCGTTTCCCTGTGCGTGTTCGAAAACCGTAAGGCCACCGGGGGCAGCCCGCAGGCGCCAACCGAAAAGATGGCCGAGGCGATCTCCCACACGATGCGGATTTACGACGAGCTAGTGTCCGACGAGCGCCGTCACCGGTTGCCCCCCACGCGGCTTCCGGACCAAGGCTTTGCCTTGTCGGTTCATCAGTGGGCAGCGGGCGCCCCACTCGGGTATGCGCTCGCTGCGGCAGCGCAATCGGGGGCCGAACTGACGCCCGGTGACTTCGTGCGGTGGTGCCGGCAAGTGATCGACCTGCTTGAGCAAGTTGCCACGACGGGGTACGACTCAGCCATTCGCCGCACCGCGCACCGGGCCATTGATGCCATTCGCCGTGGGGTTGTCGCGATCGGCGCGTAAGCTCGACGCCATGGCAGACGGAACCCTCCTCATACTCGGGGCTACCAGCGATATTGGCCAGAACATCGCTCTCCGTTTGTGCGCTGGCAGGCACGTGGTGCTCGCGGCGCGTGACCTGGAGCGGGCGGCGGGCGTCGAGAAGCGACTGCGCGATGGGGGAGCTGCTTCTGTCACAGTGACCCCCTTCGAGGCGACCGACCTCGCTTCTCACCGGCGTGTCATCGAAGACGCTGGCCCGGTCACCACCGCGGTGGTTTCCTTCGGGATTTTGGGGGATCAGGCGTTGGCCGAGCGCGACGAGCGCGAGGCCGCGCGCATCGCGGAGGTGGACTACCTCGCACAGATCAACGCGCTGACGGTGCTAGCACACGTCATGACGAGCGGTGACATCGTCGCTTTTTCCTCCGTCGCCGGGTGGCGCGCCCGCCGCGCGAACTACGTCTATGGCTCAACCAAAGCGGGCCTCGACGCGTTCTGCCAGGGCCTGATGGACAGGCTCCACGGTTCGGACGTCAACCTGGTACTCGCCAGGCCGGGTTTCGTTATCGGCTCGATGACCAGGGGGATGAAACCCGCGGTACTCTCCGTCACGCCCTCCGACGTCGCAGACGCGGTCGTGGCCGCGCTTGGACGCAGCCGGACGGTGTGGGTTCCGCGCCGACTGGCTCTTCTCGCGGCCGTGATGCGCATTGTCCCGCGGCCGATCTGGCGACATATGCCGCGCTAAAAATGCTCAGCGCTTTCGCGAGGGCCACCGTACCCCTTCTTTTCGACGCCACGCGCGCGCACCCTGGAACAGACCCAGAGTTCGGCCACGCGACGTGGTTGGTGGGGACAACGCCCGGCCAGCTACTCCAGTCCCACTGCGTACGAGCCATCGGGTTGGGGTCGCGGCTTAACCCCGCCCGCGCATGGCGCATCGATTACGCCACCTCCGACGCCCAGCGGCGCGTCGTGAGCGCAACGGGCGCCGTGTTTCGCTCGTTGTGTCCCTGGCGGGGTCATGGGCCGCGTCCCACAGTTGCTTTCGCGCCCTCGACACAGGGGGTCGCCCCCAGGTGCGACCCGTCCTATTCCTGCACGGTGGGTGTCGCGCTGCGCCGCCAGCCCCTCGACCTCATCGCGTCGTACGAACAACCCACCATCAACCTCTTCCTCGCCGCCGGGTGCAACGTGGTCCTCACGGATTACCCGCGAGAGCCGGAATCGGGGGTGCAGTTGTACTGTGATCACCTCTCGGCGGCTCGCGCGCTCGCCGACGCGCTGCGCGCCGCGGCCGAGCTCGGCATCGGGTCCGATAACCTGGGCCTCTGGGGGTTTTCCCAGGGAGGTGGTGCTATCGGCGCGTGGCTGGAAAACTCCCACTACGCCCCCGAACTGCAACCGCTGGCGGCCGTGATTGGATCCCCGCCTGCCAATCTCGCCGAGGTCTTAGACCACGTCGATGGTTCGCTTCCCTCGACCGTAATCCTCTATGCCGTGGCGGGCATGATGGCGGCGGACCCAGGCATTGCCGCAGAAATCGCCGCTGTCCTCAGCCCCTCCGGTCTCGCGGCTATCGAGCTCGGAGAGCGCGTTTGCGCCGTAGGTGCAGTCGCGCACACCCGCTGGCGGAGCACCCGAGAGTGGACGCAAAGCGGGCTGCGCATGAGCGATACGCTGGAGCATCTCCCGCGAACCCGCGATTACCTTGACCGAAACGTGCTGGGGCGGCACGCCATTCCGGACATTCCTGTCCGATTTTGGGCCGCACTGCACGACGATGTCGTACCGTTTAGCAGTTCGCTGAGCCTCGCGCGCGCGTGGGGCGTGAAGCTAGCAGAGTCGCGCATTCCCCGAGTTCCCGGCCGGAGCGGTTTTAACCATTTCGCACCTTATTACCTGCGTCTACACCGGGACGCTCGATGGTTGGTAAGCCAATTGGGCGGGTAAGCTATCCCCATGCCGCTCGTCCTCGTTGCTTACGTTCTTATCGAAGCCCTGGCCTATGTCGGGGTCGCTCAACTCCTCGGGTGGGGGTGGGCGTTTCTCGCGCTCGTGGCGGTGATGGCTCTTGGTGGCGCCGCTGCGGGCCTCTCGCTACGGGGAGTGCTAGCGCGAGCCGCTCATGGGCAGGGGTCCATCGGCCAGGTGGCAGGGGACACGGCCTTGCTGGCTGCGGGTTGGGCCCTCTGCGTCGTTCCCGGGTACGTCACGTCCATCCTCGGTGTGGCTCTTGTGGCAGGGCCGACCCGCGGCGCGATTCGTCGCATCCTCACCACTCGCGTCAAGGACACCGTCGAACACTTCGGGGCTCGTGTTTATTCCGCATCGCCCGCTGGGCAACAGCACACGAGCTACGGCACGTTCCGGTCCGAACCGGGAGTGATCGATGCCACCGAGCTCGAACGGTGGTACCACGCCGACAGCGCAGGGGATCAGGACCGACGCCCGGGCGAGTCGAGCTAGGTGGGTGCACTCCTTCGCCTCGCACTCGCAGCCGTTTCGGGTGCACTCGTCTTTACGTCGTACGAGCCGTTAGGACTGTGGCCCCTCGCCGTCGTCGGAATCGGTGCCTTTTATGCCGCACTGATGCCCTGGCCTGCAGGGGTGGGGAGTTGGGCCCGGTCGAATCCTTCGGGCCGCTTCGGCGCGCTGCTGGGTTTCGTTCACGCTTTAAGCCTCTATCTCCTCCTCCTCCCGTGGGTCGGGGAGTTTGTGGGGCCCGCGCCGTTTGTGGCGCTGTCGATAACGTTGGCTTTGTTCTCCCTGCCGGTGGGTGCGTTCGGTGTCCTGCTCGGACGCGGCAGATGGGGGTTCGCCGCGTTTCCTTTCCTCTACCTTGCCTGCGAATACGTTCGATCCTCGGTCCCCTTCGGTGGGTTCCCGTGGGTCCGTCTCGCCTGGGGGCAAATAGAAGGCCCGCTCGCAGGGCTCGCCGCGTGGGGAGGGCCAGCTCTAGTCACCGCCGCGACGGTCGCTGTCGCGAGCAGCGCCGCCAGCATGGTTCTACGAACGCATCGCTTTTCGACGTCCCTTTTCGCCCTGGTCCCTCTTAGCCTCGGTGTGGCGGCCAGCGTGGTTGTCAGTTTGCCGGAAGATTCGGCTCACCCCGCCCCGCACGAAGTAGGCAAGGTCACTGTTGCGGCGGTCCAGGGGAACGTCCCGCGGATGGGTTTGGATTTCAATGCCCAACGAAGGGCCGTGCTAGCCAACCACGTTGCACAAACCGAGGCCCTCGCTGACTCAGGCGTGCTCGCCGACTTCGTCGTGTGGCCGGAAAACTCCTCCGACGTCAACCCATTTAGCGATTCGGAGGCCTCGCGCCTCATTGATCGCGCCGTTGACGCGGTGGATGTTCCAATTTTGGTGGGAACAATCACCCGCGATTCCGTTGGCGCACGCAACACCATGGTTGTGTTCAACCCGGACGGGCAGGCGGGGGACTACCACAATAAGAAATACCTCCAGCCATTCGGGGAGTACATGCCCTGGCGCGGTTTTTTCCGGCGGTTTTCGCACTATGTGGACATGGCGGGGGATTTCAAGCCAGGGGATGGAACGGGAACCGTGCGGATCGGCGGGGCGACGCTGGGGATTGCGACCTGCTATGAAGTGGCCGTCGACGCGGCGTACCGCACAGCGGTCAATTCAGGAGCCCAGATCCTAGCGACCCCCACAAATAACGCGACGTTCGGGTTTACGGACATGACATACCAGCAACTTGCCATGAGCCGCATGCGGGCGATAGAGACTGACCGTGCCGTTGTCGTGGCCGCGACCTCGGGGGTGTCCGCAATCGTTAACCCAGACGGCACCGTCGCGCAACAGACCTCCATCTTCGAACCCGCCTACCTCGTGCAGACGCTGCCCCTCAGGGATTCCATCACCCCGGCTGTGCGCTACGGCGCATACGTCCAAGGCTTTCTTGTGGCAGCGGGCGCCGTCGTCACGATGTGGGCGGGTATGCTGCGTTGGGGACGTCGGCGGGCATCGCTTGGCGCCGATATCGAAGCGTAAGAGACAAAGGAGAACGTGCCGTGGCCAACACCACCGTGGTCATCATCCCGACGTACAACGAGGTTGAGAACCTTTCACGCATCGTGGAGGGTGTGCTCACCGCGGCGAAGGACGCCGGCCGCGGACTTGACATCCTCGTCGTGGACGACAATTCGCCGGACGGGACGGGGCAGCTCGCCGATGAGCTCGCCACCCAGCACGACGAGGTTCACGTCGTCCACCGCGCGGGAAAGGAGGGGCTCCTAGCCGCGTACCGCGAGGGCTTCCGGTGGGCGCTGGAGCGCGACTACGAGGTCGTCGTTCAAATGGACGCAGACGGTTCTCACGCGCCGGCTGACTTGCCGAAGCTACTGGCCGAGATCGACCGGGGTGCGGACCTTGTAATCGGATCCCGCTACGTTCCGGGCGGCGTGGTGAAGGATTGGCCCGAGAGCCGCCACCAGCTGTCTAAGTGGGGAAACCGCTATATTGGCCTCGCGCTGGGCGACCACGTGAACGACATGACCGCGGGCTTCCGCGCTTTCCGCCGTGAGGTCCTCGAGACAGTCGACCTCAACGCCCTCTCCCCGAAGGGCTACATTTTCCAGGTTGACCTTGCCCACCGTGCTATCGCGGAAGGCTTCGATGTCCGAGAGGTCCCCATTACCTTCGTTGATCGCACCGCGGGGGAATCCAAGCTGGACGCGGGCTTCGCTGGGGAATCGTTCGTTGAGGTAACCAAGTGGGCCGTCGCCGAAAAGAGCGAAC
The nucleotide sequence above comes from Corynebacterium capitovis DSM 44611. Encoded proteins:
- the lnt gene encoding apolipoprotein N-acyltransferase, whose product is MGALLRLALAAVSGALVFTSYEPLGLWPLAVVGIGAFYAALMPWPAGVGSWARSNPSGRFGALLGFVHALSLYLLLLPWVGEFVGPAPFVALSITLALFSLPVGAFGVLLGRGRWGFAAFPFLYLACEYVRSSVPFGGFPWVRLAWGQIEGPLAGLAAWGGPALVTAATVAVASSAASMVLRTHRFSTSLFALVPLSLGVAASVVVSLPEDSAHPAPHEVGKVTVAAVQGNVPRMGLDFNAQRRAVLANHVAQTEALADSGVLADFVVWPENSSDVNPFSDSEASRLIDRAVDAVDVPILVGTITRDSVGARNTMVVFNPDGQAGDYHNKKYLQPFGEYMPWRGFFRRFSHYVDMAGDFKPGDGTGTVRIGGATLGIATCYEVAVDAAYRTAVNSGAQILATPTNNATFGFTDMTYQQLAMSRMRAIETDRAVVVAATSGVSAIVNPDGTVAQQTSIFEPAYLVQTLPLRDSITPAVRYGAYVQGFLVAAGAVVTMWAGMLRWGRRRASLGADIEA
- a CDS encoding lipase family protein, translated to MLSAFARATVPLLFDATRAHPGTDPEFGHATWLVGTTPGQLLQSHCVRAIGLGSRLNPARAWRIDYATSDAQRRVVSATGAVFRSLCPWRGHGPRPTVAFAPSTQGVAPRCDPSYSCTVGVALRRQPLDLIASYEQPTINLFLAAGCNVVLTDYPREPESGVQLYCDHLSAARALADALRAAAELGIGSDNLGLWGFSQGGGAIGAWLENSHYAPELQPLAAVIGSPPANLAEVLDHVDGSLPSTVILYAVAGMMAADPGIAAEIAAVLSPSGLAAIELGERVCAVGAVAHTRWRSTREWTQSGLRMSDTLEHLPRTRDYLDRNVLGRHAIPDIPVRFWAALHDDVVPFSSSLSLARAWGVKLAESRIPRVPGRSGFNHFAPYYLRLHRDARWLVSQLGG
- a CDS encoding FxsA family protein, giving the protein MPLVLVAYVLIEALAYVGVAQLLGWGWAFLALVAVMALGGAAAGLSLRGVLARAAHGQGSIGQVAGDTALLAAGWALCVVPGYVTSILGVALVAGPTRGAIRRILTTRVKDTVEHFGARVYSASPAGQQHTSYGTFRSEPGVIDATELERWYHADSAGDQDRRPGESS
- a CDS encoding polyprenol monophosphomannose synthase, with translation MANTTVVIIPTYNEVENLSRIVEGVLTAAKDAGRGLDILVVDDNSPDGTGQLADELATQHDEVHVVHRAGKEGLLAAYREGFRWALERDYEVVVQMDADGSHAPADLPKLLAEIDRGADLVIGSRYVPGGVVKDWPESRHQLSKWGNRYIGLALGDHVNDMTAGFRAFRREVLETVDLNALSPKGYIFQVDLAHRAIAEGFDVREVPITFVDRTAGESKLDAGFAGESFVEVTKWAVAEKSELIGEAAKEGLKLAQYEANHAGLWKLNRTIGTVPEKVVEALSEGSRLVAYELKRSPLHGLTRRAARVADAAVDMARAGISLGSYELTKRG